Proteins encoded in a region of the Ornithodoros turicata isolate Travis chromosome 3, ASM3712646v1, whole genome shotgun sequence genome:
- the LOC135389714 gene encoding serine-rich adhesin for platelets-like, producing the protein MTPDQPRHFTALAAYMSDPFQPHQVNSPEHMFNMDRYSSLTDAAAMLSPLTSRDDLDRYKALPSPSQVERILELQRRPNLDRYASYSELEFGKPYVTRLPTVEEGVEPPLGPASGFLGTPKLAKSATFKSKPDEKGEQCRTSTGSSSSSSSEETELESVDTVPELKPIRKDIYSMSLVETAEQVGSSIQEKIRRFEQEAAEKLLRRPVDPFVSELKRSKAYLERARVHTTNDNGDQVERNEESSTASTASTAPPGEHDLQRGFVSESKYANIAARFGGKVVLPTFGNTMPIYSNNDDTQTTARAMEAATMDTRVASPALTPPAMSLRTLSRAGSTFKDESSHVSVKDSIVPSFSAKENTSYTLSVKEGVMPPFSGKDDLQCRFLAHELAGYSIPGLKTTVYSSTADGCDYSGVSMKDSIVESQLSNVDYFNNSVKGGAVHSVPSRHDDEYFGAAGVVNYPTLASRSNISSHGMQPINTSKRSSTTYSQPSTETDGMQRPAPFTQEEAVHSVPSAHEVGYLRAPTENTVYVEQTKHDPRFSVASTRTSITHSKTSSHRVELSGALSGDHLSQLLSSLTDAQAGTNVGPSSREVNQHFKASTHDVLPVDLAARREFSQYAAHNDELLGDPMKEDTAQPQFAAYAAELMTPPLQDGSAYSHVSYNPEQTFFSNVSSKNTDLSKLIEGPCEGQIADVERGDVPPLTTLPESACSDVSKAASRHSRVSNDLSSRQRTTEHDSFCRTSKPSYSDNEMLAQPGTSKQTDFRGYSPGKSRTIRGSDKRQRRSVTTISSPFPRSSTTVMTDGSTLSSSTTSDSSSKSSSKSSSSTMSRQHGTTSTSTAFSPHDYYSSSQVPTMGKLNSVLNISGHSTKLTSDTCSSRQWLLKSQHNLTAPVPSRSVNLPASTNYFQPNLQEMETYAGSTSRRHVPLTPPPAPPPSPPDFPQSMLRVPSVLQQLAKQELSASRLPSTFKVQAANKESAILSASGEPKPGADKSVDACQTEGSKRSNVCIPAEGADSKRSADSKSSKQSKKSAPSKKSILSKQSFGLYDSMQHLPSTFKQLPMKHQAKHHGQRDNPMMMHFCVAVNLILISALIGIVVAYFLGLNHVEHVERPNVRF; encoded by the coding sequence ATGACTCCGGACCAGCCTCGGCACTTCACGGCCCTTGCCGCCTACATGTCAGATCCTTTTCAGCCACACCAAGTGAACTCTCCGGAGCACATGTTCAACATGGACCGCTACTCAAGCCTTACCGACGCCGCAGCCATGCTATCTCCGCTTACCTCAAGGGACGACCTCGACAGATACAAGGCCCTCCCATCACCGTCGCAGGTAGAGCGCATTCTAGAACTACAAAGGAGGCCCAATTTGGACCGTTACGCCAGTTACAGTGAACTTGAGTTTGGTAAACCGTACGTCACACGGCTTCCGACTGTGGAAGAGGGCGTGGAGCCTCCGCTCGGACCTGCATCTGGGTTCCTGGGGACGCCGAAGCTGGCAAAGTCTGCAACGTTCAAATCGAAACCTGACGAAAAGGGGGAGCAGTGCAGGACGAGCACGGGGTCGTCGTCTTCATCTAGTTCAGAAGAAACGGAACTCGAAAGTGTGGATACAGTGCCAGAGTTGAAACCGATTCGGAAAGATATCTACTCGATGAGTCTTGTGGAGACAGCTGAGCAGGTGGGAAGCTCAATCCAGGAAAAGATACGACGGTTTGAGCAAGAAGCGGCGGAAAAATTGCTTCGCCGTCCAGTGGACCCGTTTGTTAGTGAACTGAAGAGAAGCAAGGCGTACTTGGAGCGAGCTAGGGTCCACACTACGAACGACAACGGTGATCAAGTCGAGAGGAACGAGGAGAGCTCAACAGCGAGCACTGCAAGCACTGCTCCTCCAGGAGAACATGACCTTCAGCGAGGTTTTGTATCAGAATCGAAGTACGCCAATATCGCCGCTAGGTTTGGGGGCAAGGTTGTGCTCCCAACTTTTGGAAACACTATGCCAATCTATTCAAACAACGATGACACACAGACGACCGCCAGAGCCATGGAAGCTGCCACGATGGATACACGCGTGGCATCGCCTGCTTTGACACCACCAGCGATGTCACTGCGGACACTGTCTAGGGCTGGTTCAACGTTCAAGGATGAATCGTCCCACGTTTCCGTAAAAGACAGCATTGTCCCCTCGTTCTCAGCGAAGGAGAACACTTCTTACACTCTATCGGTGAAAGAGGGAGTCATGCCACCTTTCTCTGGAAAGGACGATCTTCAATGTCGCTTTCTGGCTCACGAACTCGCCGGGTATTCTATCCCAGGACTGAAGACTACAGTGTACTCATCTACAGCCGATGGTTGTGACTACTCAGGCGTGTCTATGAAAGATAGCATAGTCGAATCCCAGCTTTCTAATGTTGACTACTTCAACAATTCTGTAAAAGGAGGCGCAGTTCATTCTGTGCCATCTAGGCATGACGATGAATATTTTGGAGCTGCTGGTGTCGTTAACTACCCCACCCTTGCAAGTCGTTCAAACATTTCTAGTCACGGTATGCAACCTATCAATACATCCAAGCGCAGCAGCACAACCTACTCGCAACCTTCAACGGAAACGGACGGTATGCAACGTCCTGCTCCGTTTACACAGGAAGAGGCAGTTCATTCTGTACCATCAGCGCATGAAGTCGGCTACCTTCGCGCCCCAACCGAAAACACAGTATACGTCGAACAGACAAAGCACGATCCCCGTTTTTCTGTTGCGTCGACGAGAACTAGCATTACTCATTCTAAGACCTCCAGCCATCGGGTGGAACTCTCCGGAGCTCTCAGTGGAGATCATCTTTCTCAGCTGCTGTCATCCCTGACTGATGCACAAGCGGGGACGAATGTTGGTCCTTCATCTAGAGAAGTCAACCAGCACTTCAAAGCGTCGACACATGATGTGCTACCAGTGGACCTGGCTGCCCGCAGAGAGTTTTCGCAGTATGCAGCACATAACGATGAACTACTTGGTGATCCCATGAAAGAAGATACAGCCCAACCTCAATTTGCTGCTTATGCAGCCGAGCTGATGACTCCCCCCTTGCAAGACGGCTCTGCCTACTCTCATGTGTCTTATAATCCCGAACAGACATTCTTTTCGAACGTATCGTCCAAGAACACTGACCTGTCGAAGTTGATTGAAGGCCCTTGTGAAGGACAGATAGCAGATGTTGAAAGGGGAGATGTTCCGCCTTTGACAACGCTTCCCGAATCAGCTTGCTCTGATGTGAGCAAGGCAGCTTCGCGACACTCGCGAGTGTCTAATGACTTATCGTCACGACAGCGAACGACCGAGCATGACTCATTCTGTAGAACGTCGAAGCCTTCGTACTCAGACAACGAGATGCTCGCTCAGCCTGGAACATCTAAGCAGACCGATTTTCGAGGTTATTCTCCAGGAAAGTCGAGGACAATAAGAGGGAGCGACAAACGGCAACGCCGAAGCGTTACGACGATATCAAGTCCATTTCCTCGTAGCTCCACAACCGTCATGACAGATGGTTCGACTCTGTCCAGTTCGACAACGAGTGATTCGTCCTCGAAGTCCAGCTCGAAGTCTTCGTCGTCTACCATGTCGAGGCAACATGGCACAACGTCCACTTCTACAGCGTTCTCACCGCATGACTATTACTCCTCGTCCCAGGTTCCTACTATGGGCAAGCTGAACAGCGTTCTCAACATATCTGGACACAGCACCAAGCTCACTTCAGACACCTGCTCTTCAAGACAGTGGTTACTTAAGAGCCAACATAATCTTACAGCACCGGTTCCTTCGCGGTCGGTAAATTTACCGGCCTCTACGAACTATTTCCAACCTAATTTACAAGAAATGGAGACGTACGCCGGTTCCACCTCTCGACGCCATGTTCCACTGACACCTCCTCCAGCGCCGCCACCGTCACCACCAGATTTTCCGCAGTCCATGTTGCGTGTGCCTAGCGTCCTACAGCAGCTCGCGAAGCAAGAGCTTTCAGCATCAAGGCTTCCTTCAACGTTTAAAGTTCAAGCAGCTAACAAGGAGTCGGCCATTTTGTCAGCCTCTGGAGAACCCAAGCCTGGTGCCGATAAGTCAGTTGATGCTTGCCAGACTGAAGGCTCTAAGCGGTCCAACGTCTGCATACCAGCAGAGGGAGCAGATTCGAAACGTTCTGCTGATTCGAAAAGCTCCAAACAATCTAAGAAGTCAGCTCCTTCGAAGAAGTCCATCTTGTCCAAGCAAAGCTTTGGTCTCTATGATTCAATGCAACATCTACCCTCGACTTTCAAGCAACTACCGATGAAACATCAAGCAAAGCATCATGGGCAGCGTGATAATCCTATGATGATGCACTTTTGTGTTGCTGTCAATCTTATCTTGATTAGTGCATTGATTGGAATAGTTGTTGCGTACTTTTTAGGATTGAATCACGTGGAACACGTAGAAAGGCCTAACGTGCGCTTCTGA